The Thiorhodovibrio frisius genome segment AGCACCGTGAGCAGGGCGGCCAGCACCGTGGCGATGTTGCGCGGCGGAACTCCGGGGGGATTGGGCGTCCATGATGTATGCTCCTGATGCTCATGCACCTGGGCGTTTCAGCGCTTTGGCATCGTACATGCGCTGATCGGCGATCTGCTCCAACGCCGCCATCTCCACCGCGTCCGTTGGATAGATGGCCACGCCAATGCTGGTGGTGACCGAGCGCTTGTCCGCGCTGGACCCGCAGTCGACAGTGATGCCGGCCACTGCCTGCTCGATGCGGTGCACGATTGCTTCGGCCCTATCGTGTGCGGCCAGATTGGGCACCAGCAGCTGAAACTCGTCGCCGCCAACGCGGGCGAAGAGGACCTCTTCGCGTAGCACCTCGTTGATTGCCTCGGCAACGCTCGCCAAGCACTGATCGCCGGCGGCATGACCACAGGCGTCGTTGATCGCCTTGAAACCATTCAAATCGATGGCAATCAGTGCGATACGCTGCCCATAACGCTCGGCTTTGCGCAGTTCCGCCTGAAATTCGGGGACAAAGCCGCGACGATTGAGCAGCCCGGTCAATGCGTCGCGATGGGCCATCTCATGCATGTGCAGATAGCGCTCACGCAGCCGCGCCATGAGTCCGGCAAAGCCGCTGTTGAGTTCATGCATTTCGCGACACAGCGGGACATCTGGGTGGAGGTGATAACGATAGTCGCTTACCTCTCGGCTCTCGGATAACTTGAGGTTGAGTCGCCGAATCGGTCGCACAAGCAGTCGCTCGACAAGCACGAATCCGACCAGAAGCGAGAATAGGGAAATCAAGTCGTGGGTGAGATGGATGTTGTGCTGAAGCGCCTTGATGGCTTCGCGCATCGTCTGTGCCACGGAGGCGACAGTCACGACACCCAGTACCTCGCCAACTTGGGCGTTGTGATGACAGCGCAGGCAGGCGGCGGTGGCTTTCAGCGGTCTGGCCATGCGAAGCAGCTGCTCGGTCTGGGAAAATTCTGCTTCGCCGGTGCTGAAGACCCGTTGCACATCCTCGGAACCTTCGCCCGGATGATAATGCTCGTGACCGTTACCAAATAGCTCGATGATCGATGCCGAGCGATACACGCGAATCTCAAGACCATCGCGGAGTTGCTCGAGCTCGGTAATATAGGTGCCGAGCCCTTTGGTCTCTTGATCAAGCTGAATGCGCGCCTCAATGTGTTGAGCAACCACCAGGGACAGGGCTTCGACTTGTTTCTTCGCGATGCGCTCCGCAGCCTGTTGCTCCGTCCTCTTACCGACGGTGGCGGAGACAAGCTCGTAGACCAGAATGGTTATAAGGATGAGCGCGACGAGCACCCATGTGATTGAAAGTCTGCGCAGGTTGAGCATCCTTTACCCCGTTAATTGTTGGTGCACACGCTCGATCAGATGCTCCGCGTCCTTGAAGCGGTATTTCCCCAGTAGCTGGTCCAATTCGTCGCGCTCGGCGGTCAGTTCCGCCGGCCAAGTCAGGGCTTGGAGCTGCTCGCGCTTGGCGCGGCAGCGGTTGGCGCGGCGAGCAAAGGTGTGGAAGAGCATGACGGTATGGTACTGCTTGGGATATCGGTTTTGCCAGTCAGGCTGGCTCCCTTTCTCTTAAAAATCCCGGTGGCGGGTTCAGATTGCGGATTCCACGCCCATCCGGCCACCGATTCCAGGATTATCCGGCCACTGATTCCACGCTGATCCGGCCACCCATTCCAGAGGCATCAGGCCACTGATTCCACGGTCATTCGGCCACCCCTGGCAGGAAGCGACGCAGGACCACGATCCACTATCCTCGGCCCCTTTTCGAAGCGAGGAGGTTGAGATGGAAAAATTAAAGGGTCCAGGTTCGATTTATTTCTTAGGAATTGCGCGCCGACTGATGCTGGCGTCATCGCATTTGCATCGAGCAAAGCGCCCGATGCTGCTCACAAGGTCGCCACATCCGCCACCCTGCGCTAAACTTCGGTCAAGCCCACCCAACGGAGACGCGCCATGCACGAACACCCCACCGGCGGCCGCGGCAACGACGAACCCAACTCTTGACCCGCAGCTCCCGCAACTGGCTCACCAAGCCGGGCAGCTTTGACCCGCTCAACACCGCCCGGCGTTTCCCCGCCAGCTCCCCGTTCGGCATCCCCGATCTCGCACCCCAAACCTTCGACCTCCCCGGCACCCCGCGCCTGCGCCCCTACCGCTCCCGCATCGATCGGCTCGACCGCGCCCGCGACATCTGCCACTTCTACCTCGACGACTACCGTTTCGAGACCACCTGGAATCGCCCGGAGGTCGGCTGGCGCCATGTCAGCGAATACTGGGCGACCTGCACCCCGGACTTCAGCCTTTACCCGTCCTGGCCGAGGGTGATGCAGCTCTGGCAGACCTACCGCGCCCGCTGGGTTGCGCGCTTCTGGCAAGAGCGTGGTTGCCGAGTGATCCCGACTGTCAACTGGAGCGACGAGGAAAGCTGGGCCTTCTGCTTCGACGGCATCCCCCCCCCAGCCAGACTCTGACCATCTCTGTCGCCGAACTGCGCCGCCCGCACGTCGAGCGCCGCTTCCGCACCGGCCTCGACGCCATGCTCGAGCGTCTGACTCAACAATCCGATCCAGGCTCCATTAATTCAGGCTCCATTAATTCCTATCTTGTGACGGAGTCCACCAACGAATGTTGATGAGATCAAACAGAAACTCGAGACTTTCGAGCGTAAATTTCCCGAGGCCGCAGTGCGCGCGGCGATGGCGCAGCGCGAGGCGATCACGCCCGTATTGTTGGAGTGCTTGCAGCGCGCTGCGGATGATCCGCAGGGTTTCGTGGATACCGATAACTCGCTGCTGCCGTTGTACGCGATGTTCCTGCTTGCGCAATTTCGCGAACGCGCCGCCTATCCATTGCTGGTGAAGCTCGTCTCCGCCCCTGCGGTAGCGGCAAGAAATACAAGAAGTGCTGCGGTTGATGAGGAACCACTTTTTTTGGGGTTGCTGTTGAAACATTCCCGTGGTCCACAATGACCAAGAGCGGCTGGTTCGCGCGCCGCTTTCGCGCCGCCAGCCTGTCGACATCACCGGCTTGGTGCGTTGCGATCAGTCGCTCCTACCGGATTTGACTGCCCGCCATGCTCGCAAGTCAGATGCGCCTGCACCATTTTGAGTTCGCCGTAAGAAACGTCATCGCCGAGGTGCTCCTTGACTGGCGTCAGCGCTTCGGTGCCCATCTCGGCGAAGACGGTGGTGATGCGCGCGAGCTTGTCCTGGTCGACAAAATCGGTGACTGCCAGCTCTCCGGTGCCAATGAAGTGGGCCAGATGGCCTTCGATGGTGGTGGTTTTCAGGGACCGCTCGGCGGCGATCTCGGCGATGCCCAGGCCCTCGCTGTAGAGGCGATAGCTGAGCCGGCGACTGTCGCCGGGCTGGACTTTGGTCTTGGGGTCGGCCCCTGATGGACCCTGATGCGCAACCGGGGGCGGATGCTGGGCGACAAGCTGGAGGATCTCGGCGCCATAACGCTCGGCGGTGCGCATGCCGATGCCTCGGATGGCCGCCAGCGCATCCAGGCTGTCGGGGCGGGTGGCGGCGATCTCGCGCAGCACGGCACGGGTCAGGATGCGATAGCGGGTTTCGCCGGTGCGCTCTTCGTCGGCTTGTTTCTGCTCGCGCCAGTGGCGCAGGGCTTCAAGCAGTGGGTCGTTCTTGCCATGCCCGGTCTGCGCGCCTGAGCCCTTCTTTGGTCGCGACCTGAGATGAGGTTCGTCGATTTTTGCCTTGGCCAGCGCTGCCAGATAGGTTTTGGCCGAGAAGCCTTCCCGGCAGCTTGCGATGCAGGCGGTCTTGATGGTCAGCAGCTTGCGCAGCTCCTCAAGTGCCTGGCCGAGGGTCTTGCGCAGGGCCTTGTTGTCGGTCTCGAACTCAAAAGCTTCGAGCCAGGGGCTGAGTCCCTCGGCGAGCTTCCCGAAGAAATAGGCCGAGGCTTTGCGCAGACGTTCCTGCAAGTCTGGATCATCCTCGGGAATCTGATCGGCGCGAAAACGGGCTTGCAGTTCACGCCGGAATTTGGTGCTGACGGTGACGACCTCTTCCATGGTCTGCTGCTCCAGCGCGTCGATCGACTCAATGGCTTGGGCGTCGCCATCGCAGCGCAGATCGATGACTCTGTGATTGCTGCGCAGCAGGCCAAGCAGCCGCCGCAGCCGAGCACCGAGCTGGTCGAAATCCCAGCACTCGCGCAGCAGCCGCTGCTGGTAGTCGATGCGCGCGGCATCGAGCTGGCCCTGGGTGGGCGGTTGCCGGGTGGCCTCGTCGACATAGTGAGAGACGCGCTGGTCAGTCTTGACCGCGTGGCGCGGGATGGGCGCGCTCAGCACCAGACCCTCGAGCGTCTTGCAGCGGCTGAGGCCGACATAGACCTGGCCATGGGAGAAGGCCGCGGCGGCGTCGATGATGGCGCGCTCGAAGGTCAGGCCCTGGCTTTTGTGAATGGTGATGGCCCAAGCCAGGCGCAGCGGGTATTGGGTGAACTTGCCGATGACCTCCTCGGTGATGGCCTTGGTGTCGGGGTCGATGTTGTAGCGGATGTTCTCCCAGGTGGCGGGCTCGACGGTGATGTCGCCATCATCGCCAGGGCAGCGCACCAGGATGCGCTCGCGCTCGAGCCGAGTGACGGTGCCGATTTTGCCGTTGAAGTAGCGCTTGTCTTCGCCGCTGTCGTTGCGCACAAACATCACTTGCGCGCCCTGTTTCAGCGTCAAGGTGGCGGCGGTTGGGTAACTGTGGGCCGGGTAGTCGTC includes the following:
- a CDS encoding DUF1186 domain-containing protein → MRAAMAQREAITPVLLECLQRAADDPQGFVDTDNSLLPLYAMFLLAQFRERAAYPLLVKLVSAPAVAARNTRSAAVDEEPLFLGLLLKHSRGPQ
- a CDS encoding DUF4417 domain-containing protein — translated: MTRSSRNWLTKPGSFDPLNTARRFPASSPFGIPDLAPQTFDLPGTPRLRPYRSRIDRLDRARDICHFYLDDYRFETTWNRPEVGWRHVSEYWATCTPDFSLYPSWPRVMQLWQTYRARWVARFWQERGCRVIPTVNWSDEESWAFCFDGIPPPARL
- a CDS encoding diguanylate cyclase domain-containing protein, with translation MLNLRRLSITWVLVALILITILVYELVSATVGKRTEQQAAERIAKKQVEALSLVVAQHIEARIQLDQETKGLGTYITELEQLRDGLEIRVYRSASIIELFGNGHEHYHPGEGSEDVQRVFSTGEAEFSQTEQLLRMARPLKATAACLRCHHNAQVGEVLGVVTVASVAQTMREAIKALQHNIHLTHDLISLFSLLVGFVLVERLLVRPIRRLNLKLSESREVSDYRYHLHPDVPLCREMHELNSGFAGLMARLRERYLHMHEMAHRDALTGLLNRRGFVPEFQAELRKAERYGQRIALIAIDLNGFKAINDACGHAAGDQCLASVAEAINEVLREEVLFARVGGDEFQLLVPNLAAHDRAEAIVHRIEQAVAGITVDCGSSADKRSVTTSIGVAIYPTDAVEMAALEQIADQRMYDAKALKRPGA
- a CDS encoding helix-turn-helix domain-containing protein → MPIQNPQLQLAQAFVRDTNRSIFLTGKAGTGKTTFLHSLKADLPKRMVVTAPTGVAAINAGGVTLHSFFQLPFGPFVPGSEAQRQAAERRFNRQKRDIIASLDLLIIDEISMVRADLLDAVDFMLRRERATDAPFGGVQLLMIGDLHQLAPVVPDQDWAILRDFYSSGYFFSSRALAAMDVVPIELTHIYRQSDADFIALLNAVRDNRLDEAAMAQLNARYQPDFTPREADGYITLTTHNRAADQINDTRLRALAAKPREFEAEIEDDYPAHSYPTAATLTLKQGAQVMFVRNDSGEDKRYFNGKIGTVTRLERERILVRCPGDDGDITVEPATWENIRYNIDPDTKAITEEVIGKFTQYPLRLAWAITIHKSQGLTFERAIIDAAAAFSHGQVYVGLSRCKTLEGLVLSAPIPRHAVKTDQRVSHYVDEATRQPPTQGQLDAARIDYQQRLLRECWDFDQLGARLRRLLGLLRSNHRVIDLRCDGDAQAIESIDALEQQTMEEVVTVSTKFRRELQARFRADQIPEDDPDLQERLRKASAYFFGKLAEGLSPWLEAFEFETDNKALRKTLGQALEELRKLLTIKTACIASCREGFSAKTYLAALAKAKIDEPHLRSRPKKGSGAQTGHGKNDPLLEALRHWREQKQADEERTGETRYRILTRAVLREIAATRPDSLDALAAIRGIGMRTAERYGAEILQLVAQHPPPVAHQGPSGADPKTKVQPGDSRRLSYRLYSEGLGIAEIAAERSLKTTTIEGHLAHFIGTGELAVTDFVDQDKLARITTVFAEMGTEALTPVKEHLGDDVSYGELKMVQAHLTCEHGGQSNPVGATDRNAPSR